The DNA sequence ATCGGGCGGGGCCGACACCGCGATCGACGCGCTCGTCGCGGCCCGCAACGCAGCTCGGGCGGGGCGCGATTTCGCCGAGGCCGACCGCATCCGCGCCGAGCTGCAGGCGCAGGGCGTCACGCTCGAGGACGGTCCGTCGGGCACGACCTGGCACCGGTGAGCGCCGCCAACACAGCCGAGATCGGCGGCGCGGAGGTCGAGGGCCGCCGCGCGGTGCTCGAGCTGTTGCGCGCGCGGACGCGCAACGTCCGGAGCGTCCTGCTCGCCGCGGGTCTCGACCGCGACGACACGATCGACGCGATCGTCGCTGCCGCGGGATCGCGGCTCCAGACCGTGCCGCCCGATCGGTTGCGCGCGGCCGCGCACACGGACGCGCCGCAAGGCGTCGTCGCAACTGCCGATCCGCTGCGCGCGCACGACTTCGACGACCTGCTCGCGAATCCCGCGGCGTTCCTCGTCGTGCTCGACGGTGTCACCGACCCGCGCAATCTCGGCGCGATCGTGCGCGCCGCCGAAACCGCGGGCGCGACCGGGATCGTGCTCGGGAAACACCGGCGCGCGCCGGTGAACGCCGCCGCCGCGAAGACCGCGGCCGGCGCGATCGAGCACGTGCCGTTCGCGCTCGTCGGCGGCATCCCCGCCGCGCTGGAGCGCGCCAAGCGCGCGGGCGTGTGGTGCGCGGGGCTCGACGGCGACGCGCCGGCGACGGTCACCGACCTGCCGTTCGCGACCGATCCGCTCGCGCTCGTGCTCGGCGCCGAGGGGAGCGGGCTCGCGTCGCTTACGCGCCGGCGCTGTGACGTGCTCGTCTCGATCCCGATGCGCGGCGCGATCGAGTCGCTCAACGTCGCCGCCGCAACCGCGGTTGCGTGCCACGAGATCGCACGGCTGAGAGCGATCGCGGGCGCGTCCTAGGCTCGAGCGTCCGCCGGGTTAGCTCAGCTGGTAGAGCAGCTGTCTTGTAAACAGCAGGTCGTCGGTTCGAGTCCGACACCCGGCTCCGTCCGACCGACCGAGACGCAGGCTCGACCGACGGTCGAGAGTTCACAGAGCGTGGCGAGCTGCGCACCCTCCGAAATGCTTGTAATTCGCGCCCGCCGCGGCCAGCATCTTCCTCCGATGGACACCCTCGCGGATCGGGAGATCGACATCCTCGACTTCGAGCGGGAGTGCGCCGTGGTGCCCGGCCCCAAGGAGCCCGCGATCCGCGAGCGCTTCGGCGTCTCGCCCACGACCTACTACCGCGCCCTCAGCGCGCTCATCGCGCGCCGGGATGCGTACGACCACGACCCGCTCACCGTGCTCCGCCTCCGGCGACTGCGCGAGGAGCGCCGTCGGAGTCGCATCGAAGGTCGCCGCGCGCCGGCGGGTCCGCGCGCACCGGCCGGCCCGCGCTGATCGCGCTGCACACGCGCGCGCACGGAACGAAGAACCCCGGCTCCGCCGTGGGTTGCGCGTAAGAATGGGGTCCATGGCGGATCGCGGCGCTCGGCCGGGAGGCTTCTCGGGGGGTCCGAGCCTGCCCGACGGCCTCAAGAGTCAGACGGCGAAGGGCGCGATGTTGATCGCCCTCGCGGTGATCGTCGGCATCGTGCTGCTCCAGATCGTCGACCCCGGCAAGACCGGTCCCGTCGGCGCGCGCACGACGATCTCGAGCACGTCGACCACGACGTCGACCACGACACCGAAGCGCTCGACGACGTCGACCACGAAGGCGTCGACACCGCAGAAGACGGCCGCGCAGGTGCGCCTGCTGGTGCTGAACGCAGGCGCGCCCACCGGGTCGGCAGGCAACGTGTCGACGAACCTGAAGAACTCGGGCTACACGAACCAGGGCACGCCCACCGACAACGCGTCGAAGATCACCGGCGAGAAGGTGCTCTGCCTACCGAACCTCACGCGCGAGCAGGCCAAGATCGTCCAGCTGCTCGGTCCGAGCACCTTGTCGGGTCCGCTCACCGCGGACGCGGCCACGGGCGCAGCCGGTTACGACTGCGTCGTGCTCGTCGGCAGCGGCTGACGGTCTGCTCCGGTCGGGCTCGCACGCTTCGCCCTCCCCGACGCGTCCGGCCGCAGAGTGACCCGGCCGATCAGGCGGTCAGCAGCCGGTCGCGCAACGCACCCGGCGCGGCGGCGCGGATCGCGGTCAACGCGAGCGCGAGCGCACCTT is a window from the Acidimicrobiia bacterium genome containing:
- the rlmB gene encoding 23S rRNA (guanosine(2251)-2'-O)-methyltransferase RlmB — encoded protein: MSAANTAEIGGAEVEGRRAVLELLRARTRNVRSVLLAAGLDRDDTIDAIVAAAGSRLQTVPPDRLRAAAHTDAPQGVVATADPLRAHDFDDLLANPAAFLVVLDGVTDPRNLGAIVRAAETAGATGIVLGKHRRAPVNAAAAKTAAGAIEHVPFALVGGIPAALERAKRAGVWCAGLDGDAPATVTDLPFATDPLALVLGAEGSGLASLTRRRCDVLVSIPMRGAIESLNVAAATAVACHEIARLRAIAGAS
- a CDS encoding DUF3263 domain-containing protein, coding for MDTLADREIDILDFERECAVVPGPKEPAIRERFGVSPTTYYRALSALIARRDAYDHDPLTVLRLRRLREERRRSRIEGRRAPAGPRAPAGPR
- a CDS encoding LytR C-terminal domain-containing protein, with protein sequence MADRGARPGGFSGGPSLPDGLKSQTAKGAMLIALAVIVGIVLLQIVDPGKTGPVGARTTISSTSTTTSTTTPKRSTTSTTKASTPQKTAAQVRLLVLNAGAPTGSAGNVSTNLKNSGYTNQGTPTDNASKITGEKVLCLPNLTREQAKIVQLLGPSTLSGPLTADAATGAAGYDCVVLVGSG